In Thalassoglobus sp. JC818, a single window of DNA contains:
- a CDS encoding HAMP domain-containing sensor histidine kinase produces the protein MTRSPKTLLILLVALPLLLLGWAGLQLLSLEDRQVEENVRGLLTDRLTETKRVLAAEIQVKASEMEQLTSIDSYDVDSLRAIVRDDPRLFQLFVIDPNDFIVYPDPRSQLNQTEREFLLNASSLINDRLLQKSVLETQSDPPDTTQKGKTTRLNLLSAAASPSEIIQKSEEKQPTAGRWFVWYWGPGFHLIYWQRRPNGYLVGAALDRSKWISDLIAELPDTSEAELSPNAAPSQSQIVESGSKVIYKWGRFRPTSGVEPSAELQLPYPLSAWELQTFVPTDFVTAGKNGVYVLVAGLILSTLALSGLAILIDREYGREARQAEQRVSFVNQVSHELRTPLTNIRMYAELLERDFENADPPSTDSNRRLNVILNESHRLSRLIGNVLTFARHDKQSLTVCPRMIVPDETVVEVVERFRPVLDRMGIETVLQLDARKTLAIDADLLEQILENLISNVEKYACDGKWMRIETGILDEKVLRLVVSDRGPGLPERESCRVFEPFWRGTDEISQAAGTGIGLTIVRSLARLHGGDAKIGPASSGASFVVELRGVADA, from the coding sequence GTGACACGATCTCCCAAAACTCTTTTGATCTTGCTAGTCGCCTTGCCGCTCCTGCTGTTGGGTTGGGCAGGGCTGCAGCTATTGAGTCTCGAAGATCGCCAAGTCGAAGAGAATGTTCGCGGGCTGCTGACCGACCGACTCACAGAAACGAAAAGAGTTCTCGCTGCAGAGATTCAAGTGAAAGCGAGTGAGATGGAACAACTGACGTCCATCGACTCGTACGATGTTGACTCGCTGCGAGCCATTGTCCGGGATGACCCACGACTCTTTCAGCTCTTTGTCATCGATCCCAACGACTTCATCGTCTATCCCGATCCACGCTCTCAGTTGAATCAAACGGAACGCGAGTTTCTCCTCAATGCATCTTCTCTGATTAACGACCGCTTGCTGCAGAAGTCAGTTCTGGAAACGCAGTCCGATCCGCCGGATACAACGCAAAAAGGGAAAACGACCAGACTGAATTTATTGTCGGCGGCCGCTTCACCAAGTGAGATCATCCAGAAGAGTGAAGAGAAACAACCGACTGCGGGGCGCTGGTTTGTCTGGTACTGGGGGCCGGGGTTTCACTTGATTTACTGGCAGCGACGCCCCAATGGGTATTTGGTCGGAGCGGCGCTTGATCGTTCCAAGTGGATCTCGGACTTAATCGCAGAGCTACCCGATACGAGCGAAGCTGAATTGAGTCCCAATGCTGCTCCGTCTCAGTCTCAAATCGTCGAGTCGGGTTCGAAAGTGATTTACAAATGGGGACGCTTTCGACCGACATCGGGAGTCGAACCATCCGCGGAGCTCCAGCTTCCGTATCCGTTGTCAGCTTGGGAACTCCAGACATTTGTTCCGACGGACTTCGTGACAGCCGGGAAGAACGGAGTTTACGTCCTCGTCGCGGGACTGATTCTCAGCACGCTGGCACTTTCCGGTCTCGCGATTCTGATTGATCGAGAATATGGACGAGAAGCCCGTCAGGCGGAACAGCGCGTCAGCTTCGTGAATCAAGTCTCACATGAACTGAGGACACCGCTCACGAATATTCGTATGTATGCCGAACTTCTTGAGAGGGATTTTGAAAACGCCGATCCACCGTCAACTGATTCAAACCGCAGACTGAATGTGATTCTCAATGAATCGCATCGCTTGAGCCGCTTGATCGGAAACGTGCTCACCTTCGCCCGGCACGACAAGCAGTCACTCACGGTCTGCCCGAGGATGATCGTTCCGGACGAGACGGTTGTTGAGGTCGTTGAGCGGTTTCGTCCGGTTTTGGATCGAATGGGAATCGAGACCGTGCTGCAACTTGATGCCCGGAAAACGCTGGCGATCGATGCGGATCTCCTCGAACAGATTCTCGAAAACCTGATCAGCAACGTCGAGAAGTACGCATGTGATGGCAAGTGGATGAGGATCGAAACCGGAATCCTCGATGAGAAAGTCCTTCGTTTGGTCGTCTCCGATCGTGGACCCGGACTTCCAGAAAGGGAGAGCTGCCGGGTCTTCGAACCGTTCTGGCGCGGGACGGATGAGATCTCTCAAGCGGCCGGGACTGGAATTGGACTCACGATCGTGCGCAGCCTCGCACGGCTCCATGGAGGAGACGCGAAAATTGGTCCAGCATCGTCAGGGGCCAGCTTTGTCGTCGAACTGCGGGGAGTTGCCGATGCTTGA
- a CDS encoding DUF1080 domain-containing protein: MKVSVLSFCALLASCCSVLQADEYLNGIEWEAPAIVTVDENGVPSDATVLFDGTDLSAWNNTDNWKIEDGAMVSGKGDVQTKEAFGDCQLHIEWSAPTPATGSGQGRGNSGVFLMNTYEIQVLDSYENETYHDGQAGAIYKQTPPQVNATKAPGDWNVYDIIWTAPRFNDDGSLKSPAYITALHNGVLILNHFELKGDTPFNRPPHYQQHADRLPIRLQDHGNPVRFRNIWIREIKDAPGEQTRDPFLRDGKGNEKPIEK; this comes from the coding sequence ATGAAAGTTTCTGTACTCAGTTTTTGCGCATTGCTTGCGTCCTGCTGCTCAGTGCTTCAGGCCGACGAATACCTCAATGGGATCGAATGGGAAGCCCCCGCGATCGTGACCGTCGACGAAAATGGCGTCCCCTCGGATGCAACGGTTTTGTTTGACGGAACCGACTTGTCTGCCTGGAACAACACCGACAACTGGAAGATTGAAGACGGTGCGATGGTTTCCGGAAAAGGTGACGTGCAGACGAAAGAAGCCTTCGGAGACTGTCAGCTGCACATCGAATGGTCTGCTCCCACCCCAGCGACCGGAAGTGGACAAGGTCGCGGCAACAGTGGTGTGTTCCTCATGAACACTTACGAGATCCAGGTTCTCGATTCTTACGAAAACGAGACCTACCACGACGGACAAGCAGGAGCCATTTACAAGCAGACTCCTCCTCAAGTGAATGCCACGAAAGCTCCCGGCGACTGGAATGTCTACGACATCATCTGGACAGCCCCACGCTTCAACGACGACGGTTCGCTCAAGTCTCCAGCCTACATCACTGCTCTGCACAACGGTGTCTTGATCCTCAATCACTTTGAGCTGAAAGGTGATACTCCTTTCAACCGTCCTCCTCACTACCAACAGCACGCGGATCGACTTCCGATTCGACTGCAAGATCACGGAAACCCAGTTCGATTCCGCAATATCTGGATTCGCGAAATCAAAGACGCCCCTGGTGAGCAAACTCGTGATCCCTTCTTGCGAGACGGCAAAGGGAACGAGAAACCGATCGAGAAGTAA
- a CDS encoding response regulator transcription factor — protein MKVLIAEDDFHTREGLADVIRSEGYEVVTASCGKSAMRMFEVSRPDCVCLDIMMPEKSGYEVCRMIRQSSPNLPILLISAKSEEVDRLVGFELGADDFISKPFSVREVVARIRAVTRRCFQLSVEPPAPFQMGDLEILPAELRARRNGETIELSLRDVQILELLFRRQGQPVDRQTLFRHAWGEEYLPSSRTLDQHVSQLRKRIEIDPKSPELIQTVHGVGYRYEQTDDEKQPPGRA, from the coding sequence ATGAAAGTCTTAATCGCCGAGGATGATTTTCATACCCGCGAAGGGTTGGCCGATGTGATTCGATCAGAAGGCTATGAAGTTGTCACCGCGAGTTGCGGGAAATCGGCGATGCGCATGTTCGAGGTCAGCCGACCGGATTGCGTTTGTCTCGACATCATGATGCCGGAGAAAAGCGGATATGAAGTTTGCCGGATGATTCGCCAGTCGTCTCCGAATCTCCCGATTCTGCTCATCAGCGCGAAGTCCGAGGAAGTCGACCGGCTGGTCGGATTTGAACTCGGAGCGGACGATTTTATTTCCAAACCATTTAGTGTCAGAGAAGTCGTGGCCCGCATTCGAGCTGTCACGCGTCGATGTTTTCAATTGAGTGTCGAGCCGCCCGCTCCGTTTCAAATGGGCGATCTCGAGATTCTCCCGGCAGAATTGCGCGCCCGGCGTAACGGCGAAACGATTGAACTCAGCTTGCGAGATGTGCAGATCCTCGAACTACTGTTTCGGCGACAAGGACAGCCCGTTGACCGGCAAACGCTATTTCGCCATGCCTGGGGTGAGGAATACCTGCCGAGCAGCCGAACTCTCGATCAACACGTGTCTCAGCTTCGAAAGCGAATTGAAATTGATCCCAAGTCACCGGAATTGATTCAGACCGTGCATGGAGTCGGATACCGGTACGAACAGACTGACGACGAGAAACAGCCTCCCGGCAGAGCTTGA
- a CDS encoding protein-L-isoaspartate(D-aspartate) O-methyltransferase, with translation MRDLPPNLQGQLSIRRAERARLIETGLIQQGISDPAVLAAINQMPREFFVETEHKEQAYENRALPIASGQTISQPYIVALMAEALQLQPHFRLLEIGTGSGYAAAVYALLVEEVFSVERHEDLANQAQSRLDALQIENVSIRCGDGSFGWPEAAPFDAISIAAATEDIPKQLLDQLAIGGRLVAPIGAQQSTQSLICLKRTESGFQQKDLGSVRFVPLISETDDHTESD, from the coding sequence TTGCGAGACCTTCCCCCAAACCTGCAGGGACAGCTGTCGATCAGACGTGCAGAACGTGCGCGTCTGATCGAAACGGGGCTCATCCAGCAGGGAATCAGTGATCCGGCTGTTCTCGCAGCCATCAACCAAATGCCGAGAGAGTTCTTTGTTGAAACGGAGCACAAAGAGCAGGCTTACGAAAATCGAGCTCTTCCGATCGCTTCCGGACAGACGATCTCGCAGCCGTACATCGTCGCTTTGATGGCCGAAGCACTGCAGCTTCAGCCTCACTTCAGGCTGCTCGAGATCGGAACCGGTTCTGGCTACGCAGCAGCGGTCTATGCTCTGCTGGTGGAAGAAGTGTTTTCCGTTGAGCGTCACGAAGACCTCGCGAACCAGGCTCAATCACGTCTCGATGCACTGCAGATTGAGAACGTTTCCATTCGCTGCGGAGATGGCAGTTTCGGTTGGCCGGAAGCTGCTCCATTTGATGCAATCTCAATCGCAGCTGCGACAGAAGACATCCCCAAGCAGCTTCTAGATCAATTGGCGATCGGCGGAAGACTTGTCGCTCCGATCGGAGCGCAACAGTCCACTCAATCTTTAATCTGCTTGAAGCGAACCGAGAGCGGATTTCAACAGAAAGACCTCGGGAGCGTTCGCTTCGTCCCGCTGATTTCTGAAACGGATGACCACACGGAAAGCGACTGA
- the rhaB gene encoding rhamnulokinase → MSDRVYLAIDLGAESGRVIAGVFDGQKVELEEVHRFENGPITVAGTRRWNLIGLWKEILEGLRLSARKFGDRIVSVGVDTWGVDYVLLSKNNELLGQPYNYRDSRTDGMVEQAFTRVPKQEIFGETGIQFMQINSLFQLIAMQLNDPHLLAAAEHFLMIPDFFHWLLCGSQVAEFTNATTSQCLHPNRRDWAIDLLRKFDIPTEMFPKVVPPGTKLGRIRQEVVNQTKLPKIEVVAPATHDTGSAVAAVPTDRTGKSNWAYISSGTWSLIGVEVPEAILTPEALAQNVTNEGGVDGTYRLLKNVMGLWLVQECKRSFERDGKSLSYDDLTQLALKAEGFRSIINPNDPVFLNPDDMASTIQNWCRDHGEPVPETEGQLVRCALESLAFKYHTVLKGIERLTETPVEVIHVVGGGCQNELLNQFTADACGVPVIAGPIEATAFGNILVQARTSGEIGTLQEMRNVVQNSSELATFEPNATMIWNMIYPRYLKLVNGS, encoded by the coding sequence ATGTCAGACAGAGTGTATTTGGCAATCGATTTGGGTGCCGAGAGTGGACGCGTCATCGCTGGTGTTTTCGATGGCCAGAAAGTGGAATTGGAAGAAGTCCATCGCTTTGAGAACGGTCCCATCACCGTCGCTGGAACCCGACGTTGGAACTTGATCGGGCTTTGGAAAGAGATTCTCGAAGGTCTGCGGTTGTCAGCCCGCAAGTTTGGAGACCGTATCGTCTCCGTCGGAGTCGATACCTGGGGCGTCGACTATGTTCTTCTCTCGAAAAACAACGAGTTGTTGGGACAGCCTTACAACTACCGCGATTCACGTACAGATGGCATGGTCGAGCAGGCGTTCACACGCGTTCCGAAACAGGAAATCTTCGGTGAAACGGGCATTCAGTTCATGCAGATCAACTCGCTGTTTCAGTTGATCGCGATGCAGCTCAACGATCCGCATCTGCTGGCTGCGGCTGAGCACTTCTTAATGATTCCCGACTTCTTTCACTGGCTCTTGTGTGGCAGTCAGGTCGCCGAGTTCACGAACGCGACGACTTCGCAGTGCCTCCATCCCAATCGACGGGACTGGGCAATTGACCTGCTTCGAAAGTTCGATATTCCGACGGAGATGTTCCCGAAGGTTGTTCCTCCGGGAACGAAGCTCGGACGAATTCGGCAGGAAGTGGTTAATCAAACTAAGCTTCCGAAGATCGAGGTCGTCGCTCCTGCGACTCACGACACAGGTTCTGCCGTTGCAGCTGTCCCGACAGATCGCACCGGTAAGTCTAACTGGGCTTACATCAGTTCCGGAACGTGGTCATTGATTGGCGTTGAAGTTCCGGAAGCGATTCTGACTCCCGAGGCACTTGCTCAAAACGTGACCAACGAGGGCGGTGTCGATGGAACCTATCGGCTATTAAAGAATGTGATGGGGTTGTGGCTCGTTCAGGAATGTAAGCGTTCTTTCGAACGCGATGGCAAGTCGCTCAGCTACGACGACCTGACTCAACTCGCGCTCAAGGCGGAAGGCTTCCGATCGATTATCAATCCGAACGATCCAGTCTTCCTGAATCCGGATGATATGGCCAGCACCATTCAAAACTGGTGTCGCGATCACGGAGAACCGGTTCCGGAAACCGAAGGGCAACTCGTTCGATGTGCCCTCGAAAGCCTTGCCTTCAAGTATCACACTGTGCTGAAAGGCATCGAACGCCTCACTGAAACTCCCGTGGAAGTAATTCACGTTGTGGGTGGTGGGTGTCAAAACGAACTTCTCAATCAATTCACCGCTGATGCGTGCGGAGTTCCAGTCATCGCTGGACCGATCGAAGCGACAGCGTTCGGAAACATCCTCGTGCAGGCCCGTACCTCCGGAGAAATCGGGACACTGCAGGAGATGCGGAATGTCGTCCAGAATTCTTCTGAGCTTGCCACGTTCGAACCGAATGCCACAATGATCTGGAATATGATCTATCCGCGCTACCTCAAACTCGTTAATGGTTCCTAG
- a CDS encoding VWA domain-containing protein: MFKTTHVALGWGMIVVLASGPHVLAEQVELDVASSYGILKSGKKQTTWIRVGLTGFTMESDKERAPVNVAIVLDKSGSMNGEKIERAKAAAQDAIDRLGPNDIVSVITYDTTVNVLVPATKLTDKAMIKSAIGRIRSNGGTALFAGVSKGAAEVRKFLSEERVNRIILLSDGLANEGPSSPSELGSLGGSLKKEGISVSTLGLGLDYNEDLMAKLASRSGGNHFFIERATELADVFNQEFQDVTSVVAQNVRLKVNISEGIRPVRVLGNESEISGQTIFVDLVQIYSQQDKHIVIEVEVPESESGQRQRLAKVSATYLNMQSQEADKLTGAVAVEFSEDVEKVEGSLNRKVMEDVVAFVSNEQNKLATDFLDAGDLVRCAETLEKNNLYLKANADMYDSDRLIQLQKINGFQLDAVQQRDLVRARKDMRYLQNSIDLNSIEVNSQLQVPVDSAPAQPVPVKK, encoded by the coding sequence ATGTTCAAAACAACGCACGTCGCACTGGGCTGGGGAATGATCGTTGTCCTGGCGTCTGGTCCGCATGTCTTGGCCGAGCAGGTCGAACTCGATGTCGCTTCCTCCTACGGAATTCTGAAGTCCGGCAAGAAACAGACGACGTGGATTCGCGTAGGGCTCACCGGGTTCACGATGGAATCCGACAAAGAACGAGCCCCGGTGAACGTGGCGATTGTCCTGGACAAATCCGGGTCGATGAACGGAGAGAAGATCGAGCGAGCCAAAGCTGCCGCTCAGGATGCAATCGATCGTCTCGGACCAAACGATATTGTTTCTGTCATTACCTACGATACGACCGTCAATGTACTCGTCCCAGCTACGAAACTGACCGACAAGGCAATGATCAAGAGTGCGATCGGCCGGATTCGATCCAACGGCGGCACCGCGCTCTTCGCCGGTGTCAGTAAGGGGGCTGCCGAAGTCCGCAAGTTTCTGAGTGAAGAGAGAGTGAATCGCATCATCCTGCTCTCGGATGGTCTGGCCAATGAAGGGCCAAGTTCTCCGTCTGAACTTGGTTCGCTTGGCGGATCGTTGAAGAAGGAAGGCATCTCCGTCTCCACTCTCGGACTCGGGTTGGACTACAACGAAGACTTGATGGCAAAGCTGGCTTCTCGAAGTGGCGGCAACCATTTCTTCATCGAACGTGCTACGGAACTCGCTGACGTTTTCAATCAAGAGTTCCAGGACGTGACTTCCGTCGTTGCTCAGAACGTTCGATTGAAAGTTAACATTTCCGAGGGAATTCGCCCGGTGCGTGTGCTTGGAAATGAGTCAGAAATCAGCGGCCAGACCATCTTCGTAGACCTCGTGCAGATCTACAGCCAGCAGGACAAACATATTGTCATCGAAGTCGAAGTTCCCGAATCAGAATCAGGACAGCGCCAGCGACTCGCCAAAGTCTCCGCCACATATCTCAATATGCAATCTCAGGAAGCTGACAAGTTGACCGGTGCGGTGGCTGTGGAATTCAGTGAGGATGTCGAAAAGGTCGAAGGTTCACTGAACCGGAAAGTGATGGAAGATGTGGTGGCCTTTGTGTCAAACGAGCAAAACAAACTCGCCACCGATTTTCTTGATGCCGGGGACCTCGTGCGATGTGCCGAAACTCTGGAGAAGAACAATCTGTATTTGAAAGCCAATGCTGACATGTACGATAGTGACCGACTGATCCAACTTCAGAAAATCAATGGGTTCCAACTCGATGCTGTCCAGCAACGAGACTTGGTGCGCGCTCGAAAAGATATGCGTTACTTGCAGAATTCGATCGATCTCAACTCAATCGAAGTCAATTCTCAACTGCAAGTACCTGTCGACTCGGCTCCAGCGCAACCTGTACCCGTGAAAAAGTAA
- a CDS encoding DUF6754 domain-containing protein produces MSHRRLHVLIYLVAAVCSFPISVTAQPAPPAGISASDHPWDDGTEIDVRVELSGEDEDLVYVVEQASEFNGLYQEVERRSPTEEELESGVLEVTTQKNIPGNSYWYRASVVEDVDGEEVQSEFVRLDAATPAISSAQFYDGDRFWLAVITVLVCGSVVAFILMARSGAKLKIRPIAGLEAIEEAVGRATEMGRACLFVPGIQDMNDIQTIAGLTILSRVAEQAAEYDCTLETPTSKSLVMTAARETVATAFLKAGRPEAYNNDLIYYVTDEQFAYVSFLTGKMVREKPAACFYLGAFFAESLILAETGNAIGAIQVAGTAQPAQLPFFVAACDYTLIGEEFFAASAYLSKDPDQLGSLKGQDFGKVLVGGLILIGVFLVTIVGAAPPSVASHFEGAANFLMNDLLQSG; encoded by the coding sequence ATGAGTCATCGACGTTTGCATGTGTTGATTTACCTCGTCGCTGCGGTTTGTTCATTCCCAATCAGTGTAACCGCTCAGCCTGCCCCTCCTGCAGGCATTTCGGCATCGGATCATCCCTGGGATGACGGAACTGAAATTGACGTTCGTGTTGAACTCTCAGGAGAAGACGAGGACCTCGTGTACGTCGTCGAACAAGCCAGCGAGTTCAATGGGCTCTATCAAGAAGTCGAACGACGCTCTCCAACTGAGGAGGAATTGGAATCTGGAGTTCTTGAAGTCACGACTCAGAAGAACATTCCCGGCAATTCCTATTGGTACCGTGCTTCTGTCGTTGAAGACGTCGACGGGGAGGAAGTTCAATCAGAATTTGTCCGCTTGGACGCCGCTACGCCGGCGATATCCTCTGCTCAGTTTTATGACGGAGACCGCTTCTGGTTGGCAGTGATTACCGTGTTGGTTTGCGGCTCTGTGGTTGCCTTCATTCTGATGGCCCGAAGCGGAGCAAAACTGAAAATTCGCCCCATCGCTGGGTTAGAGGCCATCGAAGAAGCAGTCGGTCGTGCAACTGAAATGGGCAGGGCATGTTTGTTCGTTCCCGGTATTCAGGACATGAACGACATCCAAACGATCGCGGGACTCACTATTCTGTCTCGCGTCGCCGAACAGGCTGCCGAGTATGACTGCACACTCGAAACTCCGACTTCGAAGTCGCTAGTGATGACCGCAGCCCGTGAGACTGTCGCAACTGCATTTCTGAAAGCAGGCCGACCGGAAGCTTACAACAACGATCTCATCTATTACGTGACTGATGAGCAGTTCGCTTACGTTTCGTTTCTCACCGGAAAAATGGTTCGAGAGAAACCGGCCGCCTGTTTTTATCTCGGAGCGTTCTTTGCGGAATCGCTGATCTTGGCCGAAACCGGCAACGCAATTGGTGCCATTCAAGTCGCCGGAACTGCTCAACCCGCGCAGCTACCGTTTTTCGTGGCTGCATGCGATTACACGTTGATCGGGGAAGAATTTTTCGCAGCGAGTGCTTACCTCTCCAAAGATCCCGATCAACTCGGAAGCCTAAAGGGTCAGGATTTCGGAAAAGTCCTCGTCGGTGGATTGATCCTGATCGGCGTTTTTCTGGTCACGATCGTGGGGGCTGCCCCTCCATCAGTCGCATCTCATTTTGAGGGTGCTGCCAACTTTCTCATGAACGACTTACTACAGTCGGGATAG
- the ftsY gene encoding signal recognition particle-docking protein FtsY has translation MALFSKLKSALKKTKDLLRTDVRDLFKSGEILDEAKLEEFHRGLITTDMGVEASEEVVESLRKEFGGRTVDPDAVWENVKNTLKEILKGDGSTNWDPENPLSPLNMATDGPTVILVSGVNGVGKTTSIAKLANYLTKSGKKVVLAAGDTFRAAAVDQLTKWSQRIGCEIVRKDPGTDPASVAFAGCDHAAQIGADVVLVDTAGRLQTQQNLMQELEKIRRVINKRIEGAPHESLLVLDATTGQNGISQATKFSEAAGCTGIVLAKLDGTAKGGVVVAIRKKMGIPVKYVGVGEQLDDLQLFSPDDFVEALLEES, from the coding sequence ATGGCACTGTTCAGTAAACTCAAATCGGCACTGAAGAAGACTAAAGACCTGCTGCGAACTGATGTTCGCGACTTGTTCAAATCTGGCGAAATTCTCGACGAAGCCAAACTGGAAGAATTTCACCGAGGTCTGATCACGACCGACATGGGCGTTGAAGCTTCTGAAGAAGTGGTGGAATCGCTTCGCAAAGAATTCGGCGGACGAACTGTTGATCCCGACGCCGTTTGGGAGAACGTCAAGAACACGTTGAAAGAGATTCTGAAAGGGGATGGATCGACGAATTGGGACCCTGAAAATCCTCTGTCGCCGCTCAACATGGCCACTGATGGACCGACTGTGATTCTGGTTTCGGGCGTGAATGGAGTCGGCAAGACAACTTCAATTGCCAAATTGGCCAACTACCTGACCAAGTCCGGAAAAAAAGTTGTTCTGGCAGCTGGCGATACTTTCCGTGCTGCTGCTGTTGACCAGTTGACCAAGTGGAGTCAGCGTATCGGCTGCGAAATTGTTCGCAAAGACCCGGGAACCGACCCCGCCAGTGTTGCGTTCGCCGGGTGTGATCATGCGGCCCAAATCGGAGCGGATGTCGTTCTTGTTGATACAGCGGGACGACTCCAGACGCAGCAGAATCTGATGCAGGAACTCGAGAAGATTCGACGAGTGATCAACAAGCGAATCGAGGGAGCTCCACACGAGAGCTTGCTCGTTCTCGATGCAACCACCGGACAGAATGGTATCTCGCAAGCGACGAAGTTTTCCGAAGCAGCGGGATGTACCGGGATTGTATTGGCCAAGCTCGACGGAACAGCGAAGGGCGGAGTTGTCGTCGCGATTCGCAAAAAGATGGGAATTCCTGTCAAATACGTAGGTGTCGGAGAACAACTCGATGATCTGCAGTTGTTTTCACCGGACGATTTCGTGGAAGCGCTCCTCGAAGAGAGTTGA
- a CDS encoding sialate O-acetylesterase: MREIVASLLFVSVFLTATADRTQAGEKHLFILSGQSNMQGHRPDEAFTPTVEEALGAENVIVVQDAQGGQPIQRWYRKWKSPEGKAPESTGDLYDRLMSKVKPAIENEELASVTFIWMQGERDARMGWGDVYRESLLGLHQQLEEDLGRDDIHFVIGRLSDNDLDNKRAPDWTRVRDIQVAVADSDGDFAWVNTDDLNDGVNRAGKPITNDLHYSAEGYKILGKRFAEASLKLIGQ; the protein is encoded by the coding sequence ATGAGAGAAATCGTCGCAAGCCTGCTGTTCGTATCCGTGTTTCTGACTGCGACTGCCGATCGCACTCAGGCGGGTGAAAAGCACCTGTTCATCCTTTCTGGACAGTCAAACATGCAGGGACATCGACCTGATGAGGCGTTCACGCCAACGGTCGAAGAAGCGCTCGGAGCTGAGAACGTCATCGTTGTTCAGGATGCTCAGGGCGGACAGCCCATTCAAAGGTGGTACCGAAAATGGAAATCCCCAGAGGGCAAAGCGCCTGAGTCGACCGGGGATCTGTATGACCGCTTGATGAGTAAGGTCAAACCGGCCATCGAAAACGAGGAATTAGCGTCCGTCACGTTTATCTGGATGCAGGGGGAACGTGATGCCCGAATGGGATGGGGCGATGTTTATCGCGAAAGCCTGTTGGGGCTTCATCAGCAACTCGAAGAGGACCTCGGACGAGACGACATTCACTTTGTCATTGGAAGACTGAGTGACAATGACCTCGACAACAAACGTGCCCCGGACTGGACAAGAGTTCGCGACATTCAGGTCGCCGTAGCTGATTCCGACGGCGATTTCGCCTGGGTGAATACGGACGACCTCAACGACGGAGTGAACCGGGCTGGGAAACCGATCACGAACGATCTTCACTATTCCGCCGAAGGCTACAAAATTCTCGGAAAGCGATTCGCGGAAGCATCGCTGAAGTTGATTGGTCAATGA
- a CDS encoding carbon storage regulator gives MLVITRKPNEEIVIDGGITVKVISTSNGRVKLGIVAPEDVRIVRGEIAFREELRQEGGTAPLVSAGCE, from the coding sequence ATGTTAGTGATTACACGCAAACCCAACGAAGAAATCGTGATTGACGGCGGAATCACAGTGAAAGTGATTTCCACGAGCAATGGACGGGTGAAACTCGGAATCGTCGCTCCCGAAGATGTCAGGATCGTCCGAGGCGAGATCGCGTTTCGTGAAGAACTGCGTCAAGAAGGCGGAACAGCGCCGCTTGTCTCAGCAGGATGTGAGTGA